A part of Pseudomonas sp. HR96 genomic DNA contains:
- a CDS encoding YbaB/EbfC family nucleoid-associated protein — MMKGGMAGLMKQAQQMQEKMAKAQEELANAEVTGQSGAGLVSIVMTGRHDVKRVTLDDSLMQEDKDVLEDLIAAAVNDAVRKIEASSQDKMSGMTAGMQLPPGFKMPF, encoded by the coding sequence ATGATGAAAGGTGGCATGGCCGGCCTGATGAAGCAGGCTCAGCAAATGCAGGAAAAGATGGCCAAGGCCCAGGAAGAACTGGCCAATGCCGAAGTGACCGGGCAATCGGGTGCCGGCCTGGTCAGCATCGTCATGACCGGTCGTCATGATGTCAAGCGCGTGACCCTGGACGACAGCCTGATGCAGGAAGACAAGGACGTACTCGAAGACCTGATCGCCGCTGCCGTCAACGACGCAGTGCGCAAGATCGAGGCCTCGAGCCAGGACAAGATGTCCGGCATGACCGCCGGCATGCAGCTGCCGCCGGGCTTCAAGATGCCTTTCTAA
- the recR gene encoding recombination mediator RecR — protein MSFSPLIRQLIDALRILPGVGQKTAQRMALQLLERDRSGGSRLAQALGQAMEGVGHCRLCRTLTEEELCPQCADTRRDDTLLCVVEGPMDVYAVEQTGYRGRYFVLKGHLSPLDGLGPEAIGIPQLMARIEEQASFAEVILATNPTVEGEATAHYIAQLLASKGLVASRIAHGVPLGGELELVDGGTLAHSFAGRKPIAL, from the coding sequence ATGAGCTTCAGCCCCCTGATCCGCCAACTGATCGACGCCCTGCGCATCCTGCCGGGCGTGGGCCAGAAAACCGCCCAGCGCATGGCCTTGCAGTTGCTCGAGCGCGACCGCAGTGGCGGCAGCCGCCTGGCGCAGGCGCTGGGGCAGGCGATGGAGGGGGTCGGCCATTGCCGCCTGTGTCGCACCCTGACCGAAGAAGAACTGTGCCCGCAGTGCGCCGACACGCGCCGCGATGACACCCTGCTGTGCGTGGTCGAAGGCCCGATGGATGTCTACGCGGTGGAGCAGACCGGCTACCGCGGCCGCTACTTCGTGCTCAAGGGCCACCTGTCGCCGCTCGATGGCCTGGGTCCGGAGGCCATCGGCATCCCGCAACTGATGGCGCGCATCGAGGAGCAGGCCAGCTTTGCCGAAGTCATCCTGGCCACCAACCCGACGGTCGAAGGCGAAGCCACCGCCCACTACATCGCCCAGCTGCTGGCCAGCAAAGGCCTGGTCGCCTCGCGCATCGCCCACGGCGTACCGCTGGGGGGCGAGCTGGAACTGGTTGACGGCGGCACCTTGGCGCACTCGTTTGCCGGACGCAAGCCGATAGCGCTTTGA
- a CDS encoding adenine phosphoribosyltransferase, whose product MVFDEPSFKSLIRPVLDFPKPGVIFRDITPLFQSPKALRLVVDSFVHRYIDADFSHIGAMDARGFLIGSIVAHELNKPLILFRKQGKLPADVLSEGYQTEYGEAFLEVHADSLCDGDAMVLFDDLIATGGTLIAAANLARRMGARVYEAAAIIDLPELGGSRRLQDMGIPAFTLTQFSLSEY is encoded by the coding sequence ATGGTCTTCGACGAACCCAGCTTCAAATCCCTGATCCGCCCCGTGCTGGACTTTCCCAAGCCGGGGGTGATATTTCGCGACATCACTCCCCTGTTCCAGTCGCCCAAAGCCCTGCGTCTGGTGGTGGACAGCTTCGTGCACCGCTACATCGACGCCGACTTCAGCCACATCGGTGCCATGGACGCCCGTGGTTTTCTGATCGGCTCCATCGTCGCCCACGAACTGAACAAGCCGCTGATCCTGTTCCGCAAACAAGGCAAGCTGCCAGCCGACGTGCTCAGCGAGGGCTACCAGACCGAATACGGCGAAGCGTTCCTGGAAGTGCACGCCGACAGCCTCTGCGACGGCGACGCCATGGTGCTGTTCGACGATCTGATCGCCACCGGTGGCACTCTGATCGCCGCCGCCAACCTGGCCCGGCGCATGGGCGCCCGTGTCTACGAAGCCGCCGCGATCATCGACCTGCCGGAACTGGGCGGCTCGCGCCGTTTGCAGGACATGGGTATCCCGGCATTCACGTTGACGCAGTTTTCGTTGAGCGAGTATTGA
- the fnr gene encoding fumarate/nitrate reduction transcriptional regulator Fnr, translating to MSELLKARTSHQIHCKDCSLATLCLPLSLQLEDMDAVDNIIKRGRPLRKGELLFRQGDPFASVYAVRSGALKTFKVSSSGEEQITGFHLPSELVGLSGLDTETCPVSAQALETTTVCEIPFERLDELAAQLPALRRQLMRVMSREIRDDQQMMLLLSKKTADERIASFLVNLSSRFRARGFSPLQFRLNMSRNDIGNFLGLAVETVSRVFTRLQETQLIAAVGKEVHILQPEALCTLAGGSLDG from the coding sequence ATGTCCGAGCTACTCAAAGCCCGTACCAGCCATCAGATCCACTGCAAGGATTGCAGCCTCGCCACCTTGTGCCTGCCCTTGTCCCTGCAACTGGAGGACATGGACGCGGTGGACAACATCATCAAGCGCGGCCGGCCGCTGCGCAAAGGCGAGTTGCTGTTTCGCCAGGGCGATCCGTTCGCCTCGGTGTACGCGGTCCGCTCTGGGGCCCTGAAAACCTTCAAGGTCAGCAGTTCCGGCGAAGAGCAGATCACCGGTTTTCATCTGCCCAGCGAGCTGGTCGGGCTGTCCGGGCTGGACACCGAGACCTGCCCGGTGTCGGCCCAGGCGCTGGAAACCACCACGGTCTGCGAGATTCCTTTCGAGCGCCTCGACGAGCTGGCCGCCCAGCTGCCAGCGTTGCGTCGGCAATTGATGCGGGTGATGAGCCGGGAGATCCGCGATGACCAGCAGATGATGTTGCTGCTGTCGAAAAAGACCGCCGATGAGCGCATCGCCAGCTTTCTGGTCAACCTGTCGTCGCGCTTTCGCGCCCGCGGCTTTTCGCCGCTGCAGTTTCGCCTGAACATGTCGCGCAACGACATCGGCAACTTCCTCGGCCTGGCCGTGGAGACCGTGTCGCGGGTGTTCACCCGGCTGCAGGAGACGCAGTTGATCGCCGCCGTGGGCAAGGAAGTGCACATCCTGCAGCCCGAGGCCTTGTGCACCCTGGCCGGCGGCTCGCTGGACGGCTGA
- a CDS encoding sulfite exporter TauE/SafE family protein: MTELLPLLASALILGLLGGGHCLGMCGGLMGALTLAIPAEQRARRLRLLLAYNLGRIASYAVAGLLLGSLGWALANSPAAMLLRVVAALLLIAMGLYLAGWWSGLTRIEALGRGLWKHLQPLARRLLPVSSLPRALLLGAVWGWLPCGLVYSTLLWAASQGNAWHSAALMLGFGVGTWPVLLAIGLAAERTTALLRRRGVRQAGGLLVILFGLWTLPGPHQQWLMGHGSMGHASMDHAAMDHNAMGHAEMDHASMGH, encoded by the coding sequence ATGACTGAACTACTGCCCCTGCTGGCCTCGGCGCTGATCCTCGGGCTACTGGGCGGCGGCCACTGCCTGGGCATGTGCGGCGGCCTGATGGGCGCGCTGACCCTGGCCATCCCGGCCGAGCAGCGCGCGCGCCGGCTGCGCCTGCTGCTGGCCTACAACCTGGGCCGCATCGCCAGCTACGCCGTGGCCGGGCTGCTGCTCGGCAGCCTCGGCTGGGCCCTGGCCAACAGCCCGGCGGCCATGCTGCTGCGGGTCGTCGCGGCGCTGCTGTTGATCGCCATGGGCCTGTACCTGGCCGGCTGGTGGAGCGGGCTGACGCGCATCGAAGCGCTGGGCCGCGGTCTATGGAAACACCTGCAACCACTGGCGCGGCGCCTGCTGCCGGTGTCCAGCCTGCCGCGCGCCCTGCTGCTGGGCGCGGTCTGGGGCTGGCTGCCATGCGGGCTGGTCTACAGCACCCTGCTGTGGGCGGCGAGCCAGGGCAATGCCTGGCACAGCGCGGCGCTGATGCTCGGCTTCGGCGTCGGCACCTGGCCGGTGCTGCTGGCCATCGGCCTGGCCGCCGAGCGCACGACCGCCCTGCTGCGCCGGCGTGGCGTGCGCCAGGCAGGCGGGCTGCTGGTCATCCTGTTCGGCCTGTGGACGCTGCCGGGGCCGCACCAGCAGTGGCTGATGGGGCATGGCTCGATGGGGCATGCTTCGATGGACCACGCGGCCATGGATCACAATGCAATGGGTCACGCTGAAATGGATCACGCTTCGATGGGACATTGA
- the ccoS gene encoding cbb3-type cytochrome oxidase assembly protein CcoS, translating to MPALYIMIPAAMLIVGVALYIFFWAVDGGQYEDLDSPAHSILFDDQDPDHLAGSGQGDEHKHD from the coding sequence ATGCCTGCGCTGTACATCATGATTCCTGCGGCGATGCTGATCGTCGGCGTCGCCCTCTACATCTTTTTCTGGGCCGTGGACGGCGGCCAGTACGAAGACCTCGACAGCCCGGCCCACAGCATCCTGTTCGACGACCAGGACCCCGACCACCTGGCCGGCTCCGGCCAGGGCGACGAACACAAGCATGACTGA